A stretch of Glandiceps talaboti chromosome 18, keGlaTala1.1, whole genome shotgun sequence DNA encodes these proteins:
- the LOC144449820 gene encoding sialate:O-sulfotransferase 2-like encodes MDRLGYDDLYILNDSVIKERKTIKPIQWNCDMKLAEKGDWPLVALASFPGSGNTWLRHLIEKYTGIYTGSYYSDGSLYSRGFKGELRPWEEGTTIVVKTHETETAHIQHFNAVILLIRNPFDAIISERHRQQGGGHRNYANKEAFVGEDWRGMVRDYTNYWGNVTMQWLNSGLPVLVVHYDSLKHNYLEQMTRIADFLHVPTVDRHPECLVKDPDGLFKRKNNQDLFRRDPYETDMYIRIKKKIQSVNAILLDRGIRPVGQRDKHYIESQLLS; translated from the exons ATGGATAGATTAGGATATGACGATTTATACATACTGAACGATTCTGTTATTAAAGAAAGGAAGACCATTAAACCTATCCAATGGAATTGTGACATGAAACTAGCAGAGAAAGGAGATTGGCCGTTAGTAGCATTGGCTAGTTTTCCTGGTTCTGGTAATACATGGTTAAGACACTTAATAGAGAAATACACTGGGATCTATACTGGAAGTTATTATAGTGATGGCAGCCTTTACAGTCGAG GTTTCAAAGGAGAACTCAGACCATGGGAAGAGGGGACAACAATTGTGGTCAAAACTCATGAAACGGAAACGGCGCATATACAACATTTTAATGCTGTCATTTTACTCATAAGAAATCCATTTGATGCTATTATATCTGAGCGTCATCGACAGCAAGGAGGTGGGCACAGGAACTATGCAAATAAGGAAGCATTTGTTGGCGAAG ACTGGAGAGGAATGGTACGTGATTATACTAACTACTGGGGAAATGTAACAATGCAGTGGCTGAACAGTGGGCTACCAGTCTTGGTTGTACATTACGATTCCTTAAAACACAATTATTTGGAACAAATGACAAGGATTGCTGATTTTCTACACGTGCCCACAGTCGACCGACATCCAGAATGTCTCGTCAAGGACCCGGATGGCCTATTCAAACGGAAAAATAACCAAGACTTATTTCGACGTGATCCCTATGAAACAGATATGTACAtcagaataaagaaaaaaatccaATCTGTCAATGCAATTTTACTTGATAGAGGTATTAGACCAGTTGGACAAAGAGATAAACATTACATTGAGAGTCAGCTATTGAGTTGA